In Nitrospirota bacterium, the sequence TGTACATGTTTCGCCCTCCGTTCCCTCCCAGCCTTTTGAATAAGGCGATATTTCCCTTAAGCGGGATATAATCTGGGGGAATGTTTCAATCAAATAATCTATTTCCAGTTCTTTAGTCTCTTCACCGAGTGTAAATACGACAGAACCCTGCGCAAGATGCGCTGGAATACCCAGTGAAAGAAGCACAGGAGATGCCTTTAATGCCTTTGACGAGCAGGCAGAGCCGCTTGCCACATAGATCCCCTTGGCTGAAAGAAGCAGAAGCATGGCCTCGCCTTCAATGTATTCCACCACAAAGCTTGCATGCCCCGGGAGCCTCTGTTCAGGATGGCCTGTGAGATAGACATTAGTTATCTTTGATAAAACACTGGAAATGAGTTTATCCCTGAGCGGTTTAACATGATCTGAGCGTTTGCCCATATCCCTTTTTGCAAGCTCCGCCGCCTTGCCAATGCCTGCAATTGCAGGGACATTCTCAGTGCCGGCGCGCCGGCCGCCTTCCTGTATACCCCCGTATATCAAAGGGACTATCCGTGTCCCTTCTTTTAAATAAAGCGCCCCTGCACCTTTGGGTCCGTAAAACTGATGCGCCGTCAGTGAAAGTGCGTCAACGCCGAGCTCACGGACATCTACAGGTATATTGCCTGCTGATGCA encodes:
- a CDS encoding cysteine desulfurase; translation: MMGKIYLDHVATNPMHPEVLEAMMPFLKEDFGNPLSIYPPGAKAKEAIEGARGSVASLINAKPNEIIFTASGAESNNFALRGIALALQNKGKHIIVSKAEHHSILNSARFLEKSGFAVTYLPVDKSGLVDPDSVQRAITKETVLISIIHASPEVGTIEPVAEIAKIAKKNNIIFHTDAVASAGNIPVDVRELGVDALSLTAHQFYGPKGAGALYLKEGTRIVPLIYGGIQEGGRRAGTENVPAIAGIGKAAELAKRDMGKRSDHVKPLRDKLISSVLSKITNVYLTGHPEQRLPGHASFVVEYIEGEAMLLLLSAKGIYVASGSACSSKALKASPVLLSLGIPAHLAQGSVVFTLGEETKELEIDYLIETFPQIISRLREISPYSKGWEGTEGETCTVKK